The Episyrphus balteatus chromosome 4, idEpiBalt1.1, whole genome shotgun sequence genome includes a window with the following:
- the LOC129919895 gene encoding uncharacterized protein LOC129919895 isoform X2, with protein sequence MMVLSSRTLEEITRRKERPIFDPTFVIEKFSPSSTPNGKFDLRKRCAPDQPIEFIDANVLGCWPLENIAKAAKLLRKPPLSVEFGDEHEMRRVYSLIYDVFRYKVVLSNALTDVSFFAYNPQLLGDENRIWLMLFELFTRHFLKRKSEEIDLQNRLYTEAEVYDIADCLWKHRIRLAASISRMRIQNGALELSQLLPSHLQNEKVAIAAANPIVSGWINPFILENKTIAETYLQKLGLSEVNQGDNLTEQPLKENQYKWDRICPLFLSILPLDRSAFAQTDFIRNHFLIMQDRTFALAPAIVSQLLDHYELDGDVVQTHVSSPRSTAYLASLFRSINRVGDFLAYGCGSMLKEYKSYMATLGIRNVRLFAEPFASISLEVQKFGTVVGVLATPPNSFSAVADPIDLICSRGGDLNMLQVMTESEIGDDGRSRVAQILEEQRETLRLAMSRPQVQFVLYQTHSVIDCENRDMVEKAVEHVNKNAFEKHLQYYKELKRLEALAEAEQVIIPASGKSLSPRKGTAGGASSATTNKTDDTPQSKLRVDSRENSFQSEETMTVDGSEDYSHIIKVPKTDEFEMTKIPDVCINQDDCLGLVGEGCYIALVQRKEITRLDAKYLIKMAEERGLFGKSDRDKSAKSKSSKKPDKVEVKKPITLKVTKSKKGEQDVLIQRLNQPTHASWIRSNVRKVSTVKSRSLTFNLTKRQCTRHSKLHRESSYESSSLSSGDSRAKQWWTTTIKYVQILQKRFKKRNKLILDGNTDITKLIKYATYPLYLPYRDRRPLIPKEPYPVTMNYLDFDEYSQDFSCSDFRCSNDRGYWTT encoded by the exons ATGATGGTTTTGTCTTCTAGGACACTCGAGGAAATAACTCGACGAAAAGAACGACCAATATTCGATCCGACATTTGTGATTGAAAAATTTAGTCCTTCATCGACACCAAATGGAAAATTCGATTTGCGTAAACGTTGTGCTCCCGATCAACCGATAGAATTTATTGATGCCAATGTACTTGGATGCTGGCCATTGGAGAATATTGCTAAGGCAGCAAAGTTATTGCGGAAACCACCACTTTCAGTTGAATTTGGTGATGAACATGAGATGAGGCGAGTTTATTCGTTGATTTATGATGTTTTTCGAT ATAAGGTTGTTCTGAGTAATGCTCTGACTGATGTCTCATTCTTTGCTTACAATCCTCAG CTTTTGGGTGATGAAAATCGTATTTGGTTGATGCTCTTCGAATTATTTACAAGGcattttcttaaaagaaaatCTGAAGAAATCGATCTTCAGAATAGATTGTACACAGAAGCTGAAGTTTATG ACATAGCTGATTGCCTTTGGAAACATCGAATTCGTCTAGCAGCTTCAATATCACGAATGCGAATACAAAATGGAGCTTTAGAACTGTCACAATTATTGCCATCGCATttacaaaatgaaaaagtaGCAATCGCTGCTGCTAATCCAATTGTAAGTGGCTGGATAAATCCTTTTATACTAGA aaATAAGACAATTGCTGAAACATACCTTCAAAAACTTGGACTTTCTGAAGTCAATCAAGGCGACAATTTGACTGAACAACCATTAAAAGAGAATCAATACAAATGGGACAGAATTTGTCCTTTATTTCTGTCTATTCTTCCTCTTGATAGAAGTGCCTTTGCACAGACTGATTTTATACGCAATCATTTTCTTATTATGCAG GATCGAACTTTTGCTCTAGCACCAGCGATAGTTTCCCAACTCCTCGATCACTACGAATTAGATGGCGATGTAGTGCAAACTCATGTCTCTTCACCACGTTCAACAGCCTACCTTGCCTCATTGTTCCGATCCATTAATCGCGTTGGTGACTTTCTCGCCTATGGTTGTGGTTCAATGCTGAAAGAATATAAATCATACATGGCAACTCTGGGCATTAGAAATGTCCGTCTGTTCGCTGAACCATTTGCATCGATTTCGCTTGAAGTTCAAAAATTCGGAACAGTTGTAGGAGTATTGGCAACTCCTCCAAACTCATTTAGTGCTGTCGCCGATCCAATCGATTTGATTTGTAGTCGTGGAGGTGATTTAAATATGCTTCAAGTTATGACAGAATCTGAGATTGGTGATGATGGTAGAAGTCGAGTTGCACAGATTCTTGAAGAGCAAAGAGAAACTTTGCGACTGGCAATGTCAAGACCCCAAGTACAATTTGTGTTGTACCAAACTCATTCGGTAATCGATTGTGAAAATCGAGATATGGTTGAAAAAGCTGTTGAGCatgtaaataaaaatgcatttgaaaaacaTTTACAATACTATAAGGAGTTGAAAAGACTTGAGGCTTTAGCTGAAGCTGAACAAGTTATTATTCCAGCTTCAGGGAAGTCGTTGTCACCTCGAAAAGGAACTGCTGGTGGTGCGTCAAgtgcaacaacaaataaaactgaTGACACTCCGCAATCGAAATTACGAGTTGACAGTCGAGAGAATTCTTTTCAATCCGAAGAAACAATGACAGTTGATGGAAGTGAAGATTACTCGCATATAATCAAAGTTCCCAAGACTGATGAATTTGAAATGACAAAAATTCCCGATGTTTGTATAAATCAGGATGATTGTTTGGGTCTTGTTGGCGAGGGTTGTTATATTGCCTTGGTTCAAAGGAAAGAAATAACCCGTCTCGATGCTAAGTATTTGATAAAAATGGCAGAAGAAAGAGGTTTGTTTGGGAAGTCAGATCGTGACAAAAGTGCCAAATCAAAGTCTTCGAAGAAGCCTGACAAAGTCGAGGTCAAAAAGCCTATTACACTGAAAGTTACTAAAAGCAAAAAGGGTGAACAAGATGTTTTG ATTCAGCGTCTGAATCAGCCAACACATGCCAGTTGGATAAGGTCAAATGTCAGAAAAGTGTCTACTGTTAAGTCCAGAAGTCTAACATTTAATTTAACGAAACGTCAATGCACACGGCATTCAAAACTTCATCGTGAGAGTTCTTATGAG TCAAGTTCCTTGTCCAGTGGAGATTCTCGAGCCAAGCAATGGTGGACAACAACAATTAAATATGtacaaattcttcaaaaacgTTTTAAGAAACGAAATAAACTAATTCTAGATGGCAACACTGATATTACAAAACTTATTAAATATGCTACATATCCACTTTATTTGCCATATCGGGATCGAAGACCTTTAATTCCAAAAGAGCCATATCCTGTAACAATGAATTATTTGGACTTTGATGAATATAGTCAAGATTTTAGTTGCAGTGATTTcag gTGTTCCAATGACCGAGGATACTGGACCACATAA
- the LOC129919895 gene encoding uncharacterized protein LOC129919895 isoform X1: MMVLSSRTLEEITRRKERPIFDPTFVIEKFSPSSTPNGKFDLRKRCAPDQPIEFIDANVLGCWPLENIAKAAKLLRKPPLSVEFGDEHEMRRVYSLIYDVFRYKVVLSNALTDVSFFAYNPQLLGDENRIWLMLFELFTRHFLKRKSEEIDLQNRLYTEAEVYDIADCLWKHRIRLAASISRMRIQNGALELSQLLPSHLQNEKVAIAAANPIVSGWINPFILENKTIAETYLQKLGLSEVNQGDNLTEQPLKENQYKWDRICPLFLSILPLDRSAFAQTDFIRNHFLIMQDRTFALAPAIVSQLLDHYELDGDVVQTHVSSPRSTAYLASLFRSINRVGDFLAYGCGSMLKEYKSYMATLGIRNVRLFAEPFASISLEVQKFGTVVGVLATPPNSFSAVADPIDLICSRGGDLNMLQVMTESEIGDDGRSRVAQILEEQRETLRLAMSRPQVQFVLYQTHSVIDCENRDMVEKAVEHVNKNAFEKHLQYYKELKRLEALAEAEQVIIPASGKSLSPRKGTAGGASSATTNKTDDTPQSKLRVDSRENSFQSEETMTVDGSEDYSHIIKVPKTDEFEMTKIPDVCINQDDCLGLVGEGCYIALVQRKEITRLDAKYLIKMAEERGLFGKSDRDKSAKSKSSKKPDKVEVKKPITLKVTKSKKGEQDVLIQRLNQPTHASWIRSNVRKVSTVKSRSLTFNLTKRQCTRHSKLHRESSYESSSLSSGDSRAKQWWTTTIKYVQILQKRFKKRNKLILDGNTDITKLIKYATYPLYLPYRDRRPLIPKEPYPVTMNYLDFDEYSQDFSCSDFSLSFQNLDEFEKPKKLKKSLSIRTRPLGALCLTYDPFLI, encoded by the exons ATGATGGTTTTGTCTTCTAGGACACTCGAGGAAATAACTCGACGAAAAGAACGACCAATATTCGATCCGACATTTGTGATTGAAAAATTTAGTCCTTCATCGACACCAAATGGAAAATTCGATTTGCGTAAACGTTGTGCTCCCGATCAACCGATAGAATTTATTGATGCCAATGTACTTGGATGCTGGCCATTGGAGAATATTGCTAAGGCAGCAAAGTTATTGCGGAAACCACCACTTTCAGTTGAATTTGGTGATGAACATGAGATGAGGCGAGTTTATTCGTTGATTTATGATGTTTTTCGAT ATAAGGTTGTTCTGAGTAATGCTCTGACTGATGTCTCATTCTTTGCTTACAATCCTCAG CTTTTGGGTGATGAAAATCGTATTTGGTTGATGCTCTTCGAATTATTTACAAGGcattttcttaaaagaaaatCTGAAGAAATCGATCTTCAGAATAGATTGTACACAGAAGCTGAAGTTTATG ACATAGCTGATTGCCTTTGGAAACATCGAATTCGTCTAGCAGCTTCAATATCACGAATGCGAATACAAAATGGAGCTTTAGAACTGTCACAATTATTGCCATCGCATttacaaaatgaaaaagtaGCAATCGCTGCTGCTAATCCAATTGTAAGTGGCTGGATAAATCCTTTTATACTAGA aaATAAGACAATTGCTGAAACATACCTTCAAAAACTTGGACTTTCTGAAGTCAATCAAGGCGACAATTTGACTGAACAACCATTAAAAGAGAATCAATACAAATGGGACAGAATTTGTCCTTTATTTCTGTCTATTCTTCCTCTTGATAGAAGTGCCTTTGCACAGACTGATTTTATACGCAATCATTTTCTTATTATGCAG GATCGAACTTTTGCTCTAGCACCAGCGATAGTTTCCCAACTCCTCGATCACTACGAATTAGATGGCGATGTAGTGCAAACTCATGTCTCTTCACCACGTTCAACAGCCTACCTTGCCTCATTGTTCCGATCCATTAATCGCGTTGGTGACTTTCTCGCCTATGGTTGTGGTTCAATGCTGAAAGAATATAAATCATACATGGCAACTCTGGGCATTAGAAATGTCCGTCTGTTCGCTGAACCATTTGCATCGATTTCGCTTGAAGTTCAAAAATTCGGAACAGTTGTAGGAGTATTGGCAACTCCTCCAAACTCATTTAGTGCTGTCGCCGATCCAATCGATTTGATTTGTAGTCGTGGAGGTGATTTAAATATGCTTCAAGTTATGACAGAATCTGAGATTGGTGATGATGGTAGAAGTCGAGTTGCACAGATTCTTGAAGAGCAAAGAGAAACTTTGCGACTGGCAATGTCAAGACCCCAAGTACAATTTGTGTTGTACCAAACTCATTCGGTAATCGATTGTGAAAATCGAGATATGGTTGAAAAAGCTGTTGAGCatgtaaataaaaatgcatttgaaaaacaTTTACAATACTATAAGGAGTTGAAAAGACTTGAGGCTTTAGCTGAAGCTGAACAAGTTATTATTCCAGCTTCAGGGAAGTCGTTGTCACCTCGAAAAGGAACTGCTGGTGGTGCGTCAAgtgcaacaacaaataaaactgaTGACACTCCGCAATCGAAATTACGAGTTGACAGTCGAGAGAATTCTTTTCAATCCGAAGAAACAATGACAGTTGATGGAAGTGAAGATTACTCGCATATAATCAAAGTTCCCAAGACTGATGAATTTGAAATGACAAAAATTCCCGATGTTTGTATAAATCAGGATGATTGTTTGGGTCTTGTTGGCGAGGGTTGTTATATTGCCTTGGTTCAAAGGAAAGAAATAACCCGTCTCGATGCTAAGTATTTGATAAAAATGGCAGAAGAAAGAGGTTTGTTTGGGAAGTCAGATCGTGACAAAAGTGCCAAATCAAAGTCTTCGAAGAAGCCTGACAAAGTCGAGGTCAAAAAGCCTATTACACTGAAAGTTACTAAAAGCAAAAAGGGTGAACAAGATGTTTTG ATTCAGCGTCTGAATCAGCCAACACATGCCAGTTGGATAAGGTCAAATGTCAGAAAAGTGTCTACTGTTAAGTCCAGAAGTCTAACATTTAATTTAACGAAACGTCAATGCACACGGCATTCAAAACTTCATCGTGAGAGTTCTTATGAG TCAAGTTCCTTGTCCAGTGGAGATTCTCGAGCCAAGCAATGGTGGACAACAACAATTAAATATGtacaaattcttcaaaaacgTTTTAAGAAACGAAATAAACTAATTCTAGATGGCAACACTGATATTACAAAACTTATTAAATATGCTACATATCCACTTTATTTGCCATATCGGGATCGAAGACCTTTAATTCCAAAAGAGCCATATCCTGTAACAATGAATTATTTGGACTTTGATGAATATAGTCAAGATTTTAGTTGCAGTGATTTcag tttatcatttcaaaatttggatgaatttgaaaaaccgaaaaaactgaaaaaatcatTATCGATAAGAACACGTCCATTAGGTGCACTTTGTTTGACATATGAcccatttttaatttga